From a single Capsicum annuum cultivar UCD-10X-F1 chromosome 12, UCD10Xv1.1, whole genome shotgun sequence genomic region:
- the LOC107849236 gene encoding uncharacterized protein LOC107849236: protein MPMYAEYLKDVVILVDLETMALTKECSSRVMSKLTNKINDFRSFKGDESMLCVTWSEYKFDAPSVLNTLGLGKPRFSKVVLEIADRSRVLSSERIIEDVLIRVGKLIIATYFVILDYEADDRVSIILGRPF from the coding sequence atgcCAATGTATGCTGAATACTTGAAGGATGTAGTGATTCTTGTAGATTTGGAAACTATGGCACTTACTAAGGAGTGCAGTTCTAGGGTGATGAGTAAACTTACCAACAAGATCAATGACTTTAGGAGTTTCAAGGGTGATGAGTCCATGCTTTGTGTGACATGGAGcgagtataaatttgatgccccttcAGTGTTAAATACTCTTGGTTTGGGGAAACCTAGGTTTTCTAAAGTGGTTCTAGAAATTGCAGATAGATCAAGAGTCTTATCTTCTGAGAGAATCATTGAGGACGTGCTCATTAGAGTTGGTAAGCTTATAATTGCTACTTATTTTGTCATTCTTGATTATGAAGCAGATGATAGGGTGTCAATTATACTAGGACGTCCATTTTAG